In one window of Mercurialis annua linkage group LG4, ddMerAnnu1.2, whole genome shotgun sequence DNA:
- the LOC126676893 gene encoding E3 ubiquitin-protein ligase SINAT2 — MAPGGSACKEVLESHPATLDYDIKTEKSENNNTTKGSGGKQGVYSNNGVHELLECPVCTNLMYPPIHQCPNGHTLCSNCKIRVHNCCPTCRYDLGNIRCLALEKVAESLELPCKYQDLGCHDIFPYYGKLKHEQHCRFRPYNCPYAGSECSITGDIPALVAHLKDDHKVDMHDGSTFNHRYVKSNPHEVENATWMLTIFNCFGRQFCLHFEAFQLGMAPVYMAFLRFMGDDNEAKKFSYSLEVGGNGRKLIWQGIPRSIRDSHRKVRDSQDGLIIQRSLALYFSGGDRQELKLRITGRIWKEE, encoded by the exons ATGGCTCCTGGGGGAAGTGCCTGCAAAGAGGTTCTTGAATCCCATCCTGCAACTTTGGATTACGACATTAAAACAGAAAAATCAGAGAATAATAATACAACCAAAGGTTCGGGTGGAAAGCAAGGAGTTTATTCGAACAATGGCGTGCATGAGCTCCTTGAGTGCCCTGTCTGCACAAATTTAATGTACCCTCCCATTCATCAG TGCCCAAATGGACACACACTATGCTCGAACTGCAAGATAAGAGTGCACAATTGTTGCCCTACTTGTCGCTATGATCTTGGAAATATTAGGTGTTTAGCTTTGGAGAAAGTTGCAGAATCACTAGAATTACCCTGCAAGTACCAGGACTTGGGCTGTCATGACATATTTCCATACTATGGAAAACTCAAGCATGAGCAACATTGTCGATTCCGTCCGTACAATTGCCCATATGCTGGTTCTGAGTGCTCAATCACAGGTGACATCCCAGCCCTTGTTGCACATCTCAAGGATGATCACAAGGTTGACATGCATGATGGTAGTACCTTCAATCATCGTTATGTCAAATCAAATCCGCATGAAGTTGAAAATGCCACATGGATGCTTACT ATCTTCAATTGTTTTGGAAGACAATTCTGCTTGCATTTTGAGGCTTTCCAGCTGGGTATGGCACCAGTATATATGGCCTTCTTACGTTTTATGGGTGATGACAATGAAGCGAAGAAATTTAGTTACAGCTTAGAAGTTGGAGGGAATGGCCGCAAGCTGATATGGCAGGGAATTCCGAGGAGCATACGTGACAGTCATAGGAAAGTTCGTGATAGCCAGGACGGACTCATTATTCAGAGGAGTTTGGCTCTCTATTTTTCTGGCGGGGATAGGCAAGAGCTGAAGTTGAGGATTACTGGCCGTATCTGGAAAGAAGAATGA